The following proteins are encoded in a genomic region of Candidatus Rokuibacteriota bacterium:
- a CDS encoding GAF domain-containing protein — MSEEEPAVTRFRREPGRTFPVLLLAIALLGAAYLAILIFTPLLRPYRFPIPYAVPIFDVPFVLVAIGVAYLCAERHRLRQDFRSVALGMTLWLAALLALAHILAQPDYPGTPGVNPGVAPYFFFLSYLAGFVGIGLAAHSGDRQFPLTDRARLWSGVGLFCLAVLLVITVIEIRPLLPSLVMKPGRLTPFAIAAAGVTNGLVAIWALWGGLRRGWRKASKEEPDWFAGFLVLAAFIWLLVLAGWLVYPFRYGISWYLAGLARPLGVGVIFVGLLREQVWLYREARARMRDLEGLHTAGQALVTSLDPHQIVETIATKAREVSGADGAVLFRLDPKAQILRAVAHAGRITPEFVSGLELPIDTGLGGLAVAGRRPVWTANLQEDDRVPLPAEIRERVRREGLKAGLTIPLEIKSGEVFGTLSVYFREERQFADTDVQLLSAFGTQVAVAIENARAFDQLAVKARNDAALRDFCQRLLEATGEEEILSDAVRLARNLVQADYVNLFLFDPKADLLRMEAGLGWEPGTVGVITVSPSAESFAGYAFLHREVVQVGDLSQERRFAIPPYLSAHGVRAGLAVPLGVRDQPIGVMGAYYRGPHDFSDEESRVLLSLAQQTALALEKVRLYAELQANLRRLQETQAQLIQADKLTALGTLLSGMAHELNSPLSTILLSVQLLKQRQVLPDPIRRRVEVIEEECERASRIIRDLLAFARRRPAERRRVNLNEVINATLTLQAPDFDLNNIRVVKEFAAALPEIWGDSHQLQQVFLNLFTNATHAMKIAHGRGTLTVRSFPRGSGVAIEVEDDGPGIPPEHLGRVFDPFFTTKGTGEGTGLGLSLSIGIVEAHGGRMKVHNVAGSGARFTVELPIGEGAEPLESSSPELVTAGSGVRTLVVDDEASLRSLLTDLFSGLGHHVESAATGQEAIAKLEGQAYDLVTLDLRLPDIHGKDVWRWILSRSPAQAARVIFVTGDTMSAETQEFLQKAGRPVITKPLSIERIYRVVDEVLRAKPSPARS, encoded by the coding sequence ATGTCGGAAGAAGAGCCAGCTGTGACCCGTTTCCGGAGGGAGCCCGGGAGAACCTTCCCCGTCCTGCTCCTCGCCATCGCCCTCCTCGGCGCGGCCTACCTGGCCATCCTGATCTTCACCCCGCTCCTCCGACCGTACCGGTTTCCGATTCCCTACGCCGTTCCGATCTTCGATGTCCCCTTCGTCCTGGTTGCCATCGGCGTCGCATACCTCTGCGCCGAGCGCCATCGTCTCCGCCAGGACTTCCGCTCCGTCGCGCTCGGCATGACCCTGTGGCTCGCCGCGCTCCTGGCCCTCGCCCATATCCTGGCCCAACCGGATTATCCGGGCACGCCGGGCGTCAATCCCGGTGTGGCTCCGTACTTCTTCTTCCTCAGCTACCTGGCCGGCTTCGTCGGCATCGGTCTGGCCGCGCACTCCGGCGACCGGCAGTTCCCGCTGACCGACCGCGCGCGGCTCTGGAGCGGGGTCGGCCTCTTCTGCCTCGCTGTGCTACTCGTGATCACCGTCATCGAGATCCGCCCGCTCCTGCCGTCGCTGGTGATGAAACCCGGGCGCCTCACCCCGTTCGCGATCGCCGCCGCGGGGGTGACCAACGGCCTGGTCGCGATCTGGGCGCTCTGGGGAGGGCTCCGGAGAGGGTGGAGGAAGGCCTCGAAGGAGGAACCCGACTGGTTCGCGGGGTTCCTCGTCCTCGCCGCGTTCATCTGGTTGCTGGTCCTGGCGGGCTGGCTCGTCTACCCGTTCCGCTACGGGATCAGCTGGTATCTGGCGGGGCTTGCCCGGCCGCTCGGCGTCGGCGTGATCTTCGTCGGTCTCCTCCGCGAGCAGGTCTGGCTCTACCGGGAGGCCCGGGCGCGGATGCGGGACCTGGAGGGCCTCCACACCGCCGGGCAGGCGCTGGTCACGAGCCTGGATCCCCACCAGATCGTCGAGACCATTGCGACCAAGGCTCGCGAGGTGTCGGGAGCCGATGGCGCCGTCCTCTTCCGGCTCGACCCCAAGGCCCAGATCCTTCGGGCGGTGGCACACGCGGGGCGGATCACCCCGGAGTTCGTCTCCGGTCTCGAGCTTCCCATCGATACGGGGCTGGGCGGTCTGGCTGTCGCGGGGCGCCGGCCCGTGTGGACAGCGAACCTCCAGGAGGATGACCGTGTCCCGCTTCCCGCAGAGATCCGGGAGCGCGTGCGCCGGGAGGGCCTCAAGGCCGGTCTGACGATCCCGCTCGAGATCAAGAGCGGCGAGGTCTTCGGGACGCTCTCGGTCTACTTCAGGGAAGAGCGGCAGTTCGCCGACACCGACGTTCAGCTCCTCTCCGCCTTCGGTACCCAGGTGGCCGTCGCCATCGAGAACGCCCGGGCCTTCGACCAGCTCGCCGTCAAGGCCCGGAACGACGCGGCGCTCCGTGACTTCTGCCAGCGGCTCCTCGAGGCGACCGGGGAGGAGGAGATCCTCAGCGACGCCGTGCGGCTGGCCCGCAACCTGGTCCAGGCGGACTACGTGAACCTCTTCCTCTTCGATCCGAAAGCCGACTTGCTCCGCATGGAGGCCGGTCTCGGGTGGGAGCCCGGGACCGTCGGCGTGATCACCGTGTCGCCCTCGGCCGAGTCGTTCGCCGGCTACGCCTTCCTCCACCGGGAGGTGGTCCAGGTCGGGGACCTCTCCCAGGAACGCCGCTTCGCCATCCCGCCCTATCTTTCCGCGCACGGCGTGCGCGCCGGCCTCGCGGTTCCGCTCGGGGTCCGAGACCAGCCGATCGGCGTCATGGGCGCCTACTACCGGGGGCCGCACGACTTCAGCGACGAGGAGAGTCGGGTGCTCCTGAGCCTGGCCCAGCAGACCGCGCTGGCGCTGGAGAAGGTCCGCCTGTACGCCGAGCTCCAGGCCAATCTCCGGCGCCTCCAGGAGACGCAGGCGCAGCTAATCCAGGCCGATAAGCTCACGGCTCTGGGGACGCTCCTCTCGGGGATGGCCCACGAGCTGAACAGCCCGCTTTCGACGATCCTGCTCTCCGTTCAGCTCCTGAAGCAGCGCCAGGTGCTGCCCGACCCGATCCGAAGGCGGGTGGAAGTGATCGAGGAGGAGTGCGAGCGCGCCTCCCGGATCATCAGGGACCTCCTCGCCTTCGCCCGGCGCAGGCCCGCCGAGCGGCGGCGCGTGAACCTCAACGAGGTGATCAACGCCACCCTCACGCTTCAGGCCCCCGACTTCGACCTCAACAACATTCGCGTGGTCAAGGAGTTCGCGGCAGCCCTGCCCGAGATCTGGGGGGACTCGCACCAGCTCCAGCAGGTCTTCCTGAACCTCTTCACCAACGCCACCCACGCGATGAAGATCGCCCACGGTCGCGGCACGCTCACGGTGCGCTCGTTCCCGCGTGGCTCCGGCGTCGCCATCGAGGTCGAGGATGACGGGCCCGGCATCCCCCCGGAGCACCTCGGCCGGGTCTTCGACCCGTTCTTCACGACGAAGGGGACGGGAGAGGGAACCGGGTTGGGGTTGAGCCTCTCGATCGGGATCGTCGAGGCCCACGGAGGCCGGATGAAGGTCCACAACGTTGCGGGGTCAGGGGCCCGGTTTACGGTTGAGCTTCCGATCGGGGAGGGCGCGGAGCCGCTCGAGTCCTCCTCCCCAGAGCTCGTGACCGCCGGGTCTGGCGTGCGCACCCTGGTCGTGGACGACGAGGCGAGCTTGCGGTCGCTGCTCACGGACCTGTTCAGCGGCTTGGGCCATCACGTGGAGAGCGCGGCGACGGGACAGGAGGCGATCGCCAAGCTGGAGGGGCAGGCCTACGATCTCGTGACCCTCGATCTACGGCTGCCGGACATCCACGGCAAGGACGTCTGGCGCTGGATCCTGTCGCGGAGTCCTGCGCAGGCCGCCCGCGTCATCTTCGTGACCGGCGACACCATGAGCGCCGAGACTCAGGAGTTCCTGCAGAAGGCGGGCCGGCCTGTCATTACCAAGCCGCTGAGCATCGAGCGGATCTACCGGGTCGTCGACGAGGTCCTGAGGGCGAAGCCGTCCCCCGCTCGCTCGTAG
- the phnD gene encoding phosphate/phosphite/phosphonate ABC transporter substrate-binding protein — MRTVRTLPWLFALVVLLQTGVPQAAEQCANRGKLDVLYCDEDRDLVADPPKDPKKLLNPDTLIFAYVPVEDPAVYVTAFSDLLRHIEKATGKKTQYFGPQNYAAQIEAMRSGRLHITGYSTGSVPFAVNLAGAVPFAVMGTEQGGAGYHLIIITQASNDRINSVADLKGKRVAHVSQTSNSGHQAPVYFFSKMGVVPGRDYQIGFTGKHDNSILGVVNGDYDAAAVADTVLERMVNRGVVKKTDYKVVYTSPLFPVAGWSYAHDLDLKLAEKIKEAFATFKIEGSSLAKEWKPPRYTRFVPVSYKKNWEAVVGIQEANGIVYTKDSPEYKKLQKPAKRGE; from the coding sequence ATGCGTACCGTCCGTACCCTCCCATGGCTCTTCGCCCTCGTCGTGCTCCTTCAGACGGGCGTGCCTCAGGCGGCGGAGCAGTGCGCCAACCGGGGCAAGCTCGATGTCCTCTACTGCGACGAGGATCGCGACCTGGTCGCCGATCCGCCGAAGGATCCCAAGAAACTGCTCAACCCGGACACCCTGATCTTCGCCTACGTCCCCGTCGAGGACCCGGCGGTGTACGTCACAGCCTTCTCCGACCTGCTCCGCCACATCGAGAAGGCGACGGGGAAAAAGACCCAGTACTTCGGCCCCCAGAACTACGCGGCCCAGATCGAGGCGATGCGCTCGGGGCGACTTCATATCACCGGCTACTCCACCGGGTCGGTCCCCTTCGCGGTGAACCTGGCCGGCGCGGTCCCGTTTGCGGTGATGGGGACCGAGCAAGGTGGGGCCGGCTACCACCTGATCATCATCACCCAGGCCAGCAATGACAGGATCAACTCCGTCGCCGACCTCAAGGGGAAGCGCGTGGCCCATGTCTCGCAGACTTCCAACTCAGGCCACCAGGCTCCCGTCTACTTCTTCTCGAAGATGGGGGTGGTCCCGGGAAGGGACTATCAGATCGGCTTCACTGGCAAGCACGACAACAGTATCCTCGGCGTCGTGAACGGCGACTACGACGCCGCGGCGGTGGCGGACACCGTCCTCGAGCGGATGGTGAATCGCGGGGTAGTGAAGAAGACGGACTACAAGGTGGTGTACACCTCCCCCCTGTTCCCCGTGGCCGGCTGGTCCTACGCGCATGACCTGGACCTCAAGCTCGCCGAGAAAATCAAGGAGGCGTTTGCCACTTTCAAGATCGAAGGGTCCAGCCTCGCCAAGGAGTGGAAGCCTCCCAGGTATACCCGGTTCGTTCCGGTCTCGTACAAGAAGAACTGGGAGGCGGTTGTCGGGATCCAGGAAGCCAACGGGATCGTCTACACGAAGGACTCGCCCGAGTACAAGAAGCTCCAGAAGCCGGCCAAGCGAGGAGAGTAG
- a CDS encoding HAD-IIA family hydrolase produces the protein MKLAELRGFAFDLDGCIWAGSVLLPGAREFVEALRQRGKRLLFLSNNSRELPESVGERLNRLGIPAARHEVLTALELLGPVIAEHFGRTDVLALGSHEMAAMVEAAGHRAVPLDRWREARVVAVGNDPTFDFVKLKAAAQAIARGAGFVTVNLDPRLPLEEGEFDPGNGALAEAIAVASGVHPLVVGKPEPPIFKTALERLGCRPREAAMVGDGLKTDIQGGLAAGMVTVWLARQGAEGDSTIQPHLRVASFHEFLDRLDDDLP, from the coding sequence GTGAAGCTCGCTGAGCTCCGCGGCTTCGCGTTCGATCTGGATGGCTGTATCTGGGCCGGGTCTGTCCTCCTGCCCGGGGCTCGGGAGTTCGTGGAGGCGCTCCGTCAGCGGGGAAAGCGGCTCCTGTTCCTCAGCAACAATTCGCGGGAGCTTCCCGAGTCGGTGGGGGAGCGGTTGAACCGTCTCGGCATCCCGGCCGCGCGCCACGAGGTCCTGACGGCGCTGGAGCTCCTGGGCCCGGTCATCGCCGAACACTTCGGGCGGACGGACGTGCTCGCGCTCGGCAGCCACGAGATGGCGGCGATGGTGGAGGCGGCCGGGCATCGCGCGGTTCCGCTGGATCGGTGGAGGGAGGCACGGGTCGTCGCGGTCGGCAACGACCCGACCTTCGATTTCGTCAAGCTGAAGGCGGCTGCCCAGGCCATCGCGCGGGGCGCGGGCTTCGTCACGGTCAACCTCGACCCGCGCCTCCCGCTGGAGGAAGGGGAGTTTGACCCGGGGAACGGAGCGCTGGCCGAGGCCATCGCTGTCGCCTCGGGCGTCCACCCGCTGGTCGTCGGCAAACCCGAGCCGCCGATCTTCAAGACTGCGCTGGAGCGCCTCGGCTGCCGCCCCCGGGAGGCGGCCATGGTCGGCGACGGGCTGAAAACGGATATCCAAGGCGGCCTCGCGGCGGGAATGGTGACGGTCTGGCTGGCGCGACAGGGGGCCGAGGGCGACAGCACGATCCAGCCTCACCTCCGGGTCGCATCCTTTCACGAGTTTCTTGACCGGCTCGATGATGACCTCCCGTGA
- the phnE gene encoding phosphonate ABC transporter, permease protein PhnE, with amino-acid sequence MAPALWLGLGAFLLWNALSLHVDPARVARGLSRAGIVFGRAFPPDFGRWELLVEGIVESLQMATLSTVLGVLIGIPIAVMAARNFAPLPVYAIGRGIISLARTFHEIIVAIIFVKAVGFGAFAGMLTLTWGSIGFFGKLLAEQIENIDRGQVEAIRATGASRAAVLVFGVLPQVLPRIIGLTVYQWDVHLRQSTIIGIVGAGGIGTTLYNSFARYDYDFSLAILLVIIAIVLLGEAVSAVARKRVQ; translated from the coding sequence ATGGCGCCGGCCCTCTGGCTGGGGCTGGGGGCGTTTCTTCTCTGGAACGCTCTGAGCCTGCACGTAGACCCGGCGCGGGTCGCGCGGGGCCTCAGCCGGGCCGGGATCGTCTTCGGCCGCGCCTTTCCGCCCGACTTCGGGCGCTGGGAACTCCTGGTTGAAGGCATTGTCGAGAGCCTCCAGATGGCGACGCTTTCGACGGTCCTGGGCGTGCTGATCGGAATCCCGATCGCGGTGATGGCGGCGCGCAACTTCGCCCCGCTTCCGGTGTACGCGATCGGGCGGGGGATCATCTCCCTGGCGCGCACCTTTCACGAGATCATCGTGGCCATTATCTTCGTGAAGGCCGTCGGGTTCGGGGCCTTCGCGGGGATGCTCACGCTGACGTGGGGCTCCATCGGGTTCTTCGGGAAGCTCCTGGCCGAGCAGATCGAGAACATCGACCGCGGACAGGTGGAGGCGATCCGGGCAACCGGCGCGAGTCGAGCCGCGGTGCTGGTCTTCGGGGTGCTCCCCCAGGTCCTACCCCGCATCATCGGTCTCACGGTCTATCAGTGGGACGTCCACCTGCGGCAGTCGACGATCATCGGGATCGTCGGCGCCGGCGGGATCGGGACCACGCTCTACAACTCTTTCGCGCGCTACGACTACGACTTCTCCCTGGCCATTCTACTCGTGATCATTGCCATCGTGCTCCTGGGCGAGGCGGTGAGCGCTGTGGCGCGGAAGCGGGTTCAATGA
- the phnC gene encoding phosphonate ABC transporter ATP-binding protein, producing MLEVAGLVKTYPTGDRALRGVSLTVKATEVVFVIGPSGAGKSTLIRCINRLVEPDAGSVRLDGLEITTLKDAELRRARRQMGMIFQEFNLVERLTVMENVLSGRLGYVGLWQAWRRKFPPGDVGLAFETLARVGLAGFENKRADELSGGQRQRVGIARALVQRPKILLVDEPTSSLDPKTSEAIMTLITRLAAEEQIPALINIHDVPLARQFAQRVLGLNQGVIVFEGTPGDLTREALDLIYRGAGEELTEALGA from the coding sequence ATGCTGGAGGTGGCGGGCCTCGTCAAGACCTACCCCACCGGCGACCGCGCCCTGCGGGGTGTCTCGCTGACCGTGAAGGCGACCGAGGTCGTCTTCGTCATCGGCCCCTCGGGTGCCGGCAAGAGTACCCTGATCCGCTGCATCAACCGGCTCGTGGAGCCCGACGCCGGCTCCGTGCGGCTCGACGGCCTGGAGATCACCACGCTGAAGGACGCGGAGCTCCGGCGTGCCCGGCGTCAGATGGGGATGATCTTCCAGGAGTTCAACCTGGTGGAACGACTGACCGTGATGGAGAATGTCCTGTCCGGACGCCTGGGCTACGTGGGCCTCTGGCAAGCCTGGCGCCGGAAGTTCCCCCCCGGGGACGTGGGGCTGGCCTTCGAGACGCTGGCGCGCGTCGGGCTGGCCGGGTTCGAGAACAAGCGGGCCGACGAGCTTTCGGGCGGCCAGCGCCAGCGGGTCGGCATCGCGCGGGCCCTGGTGCAGCGGCCGAAGATCCTGCTGGTCGACGAGCCGACGTCGAGCCTGGATCCCAAAACGTCCGAGGCCATTATGACTCTCATCACCAGGCTCGCGGCTGAGGAGCAGATCCCGGCCCTGATCAACATCCACGACGTGCCGCTGGCCCGGCAGTTCGCCCAGCGGGTCCTCGGCCTCAATCAGGGCGTGATCGTGTTCGAGGGCACCCCGGGGGACCTGACGCGCGAGGCCCTGGACCTGATCTACCGCGGGGCAGGGGAAGAGCTGACCGAAGCCCTGGGCGCGTGA
- the phnE gene encoding phosphonate ABC transporter, permease protein PhnE: protein MREWRRFTPFQSALRVAGRLVAAAIMLWALWGMGIRWEFVATSPAQVRDLFGRMFPPDWGFAGELVDPLIQTVNIATLGTTLAVLMSLPIAFLAARNTTFNWATYAFGRVVMSVSRSVDSLIWALIFIVVVGPGSLAGALAIAVRSIGFVSKLFAEGIEEIDRGQVEAVTATGAGRFKVLLYGIVPQIRPVFAGVCIYRWDINIRESTVLGIVGAGGIGFVLNTAILGLEWSRVGLILVVILGVVTVSEALSAYLRKRVT from the coding sequence ATGAGAGAGTGGCGCCGGTTCACGCCATTCCAGAGCGCCCTCCGCGTCGCCGGACGGCTGGTGGCCGCGGCGATCATGCTCTGGGCCCTCTGGGGCATGGGGATCCGATGGGAGTTTGTCGCGACCTCGCCGGCCCAGGTCCGCGACCTCTTCGGCCGGATGTTTCCGCCGGACTGGGGCTTTGCCGGAGAGCTTGTGGACCCGCTGATTCAGACCGTCAACATCGCGACGCTGGGAACCACGCTGGCCGTGCTCATGTCGCTCCCGATTGCGTTTCTCGCCGCGCGGAACACAACTTTTAACTGGGCGACCTACGCCTTCGGACGCGTGGTCATGTCGGTGAGCCGGTCGGTGGACTCGCTGATCTGGGCCCTGATCTTCATCGTCGTGGTGGGGCCTGGGTCCCTGGCCGGGGCGCTGGCCATCGCGGTGCGCTCCATCGGCTTCGTCTCGAAGCTTTTCGCCGAGGGGATCGAGGAGATCGACCGCGGGCAGGTCGAAGCGGTCACGGCGACCGGCGCGGGGCGCTTCAAGGTCCTCCTCTACGGGATCGTGCCTCAGATTCGCCCGGTCTTCGCCGGCGTCTGCATCTACCGCTGGGACATCAATATCCGCGAGTCCACGGTCCTGGGCATCGTCGGCGCGGGCGGAATCGGGTTCGTCCTGAACACCGCCATCCTGGGCCTCGAGTGGAGCCGCGTGGGGCTGATCCTTGTGGTCATCTTGGGGGTCGTGACCGTCTCCGAGGCGCTCTCGGCGTACCTGAGGAAACGGGTCACGTAG